A single window of Fischerella sp. PCC 9605 DNA harbors:
- a CDS encoding NF038130 family PEP-CTERM protein, translated as MKNTVKKLLFGASIAAGMSAIAATPAHAVSFSFNNSNEIKTYTGGSNGTFIPNNTAAAANALSDGDVTSNVELWYSTENPTSNVGFTASEGNYSATVSSVTAADWSVFGSQWLGDLLSTYTPFQSVWNGFSDNTKSLVTSYFPLLGMGDPNIGNFQFGQDGGVELKLVGHLDVKTKLSTLVSTSLTEKWNEIKAQFPTVTSLPTLLQVNSLISQLQTQLSLPITPVAVKNQLSSKIAQLTKLKDLLSLQATVNAYQGSIGASEIAKVVTGDKTYYAYSFNPTASGITASDDDVSYSAIYTWNTPGYKPKVPSISYQSVPEPSLILGLLGVTGMFAAQCKLKKVQVNFLGESKNI; from the coding sequence ATGAAAAATACAGTTAAAAAACTTTTGTTTGGTGCTTCAATAGCTGCTGGGATGAGTGCGATCGCCGCTACTCCCGCACACGCCGTATCCTTTAGTTTCAATAACTCGAATGAAATTAAAACTTACACTGGTGGCTCGAATGGCACATTTATTCCCAATAATACAGCAGCAGCGGCCAATGCCCTAAGCGATGGTGACGTGACTTCCAACGTCGAACTTTGGTACAGTACAGAAAATCCTACCTCTAACGTCGGCTTCACTGCTAGCGAAGGAAATTACAGCGCAACGGTTAGTAGTGTCACTGCTGCTGATTGGAGTGTTTTTGGTTCTCAATGGTTGGGTGACTTGTTGAGTACCTACACACCATTCCAATCAGTGTGGAATGGGTTTTCAGACAATACTAAGTCATTAGTAACGAGTTATTTTCCTTTGCTAGGGATGGGAGATCCTAATATTGGTAACTTCCAGTTCGGTCAAGATGGTGGTGTGGAACTGAAATTGGTTGGTCACTTAGATGTGAAGACTAAACTATCAACTTTAGTTTCCACTTCACTCACCGAGAAATGGAATGAAATTAAAGCACAATTTCCAACTGTAACAAGTCTACCAACCCTTTTACAAGTTAATAGTCTGATTTCACAACTTCAAACGCAGCTTTCACTACCTATAACTCCAGTGGCAGTGAAGAACCAACTGTCAAGTAAAATAGCTCAACTGACAAAGCTAAAAGACCTGCTCAGTCTGCAAGCTACAGTAAACGCATACCAAGGTTCAATCGGGGCTAGTGAAATTGCTAAGGTTGTAACTGGTGATAAAACTTACTACGCCTACAGCTTTAACCCGACTGCATCTGGAATCACAGCTTCTGACGACGACGTATCTTACAGTGCGATTTACACTTGGAACACACCTGGATATAAGCCTAAAGTTCCTTCCATTTCTTACCAATCAGTACCCGAACCCTCACTCATACTTGGTCTATTAGGTGTTACTGGTATGTTTGCCGCACAATGCAAGCTAAAAAAAGTACAAGTGAACTTCCTCGGAGAGAGTAAAAATATTTAA
- a CDS encoding 2Fe-2S iron-sulfur cluster-binding protein — MQHPEKGAEKTSRRGFLGQALTAAGTAIAAPSLINQATAAKDTTQGSADEEGNMNVTLKVNGEQQTLTIEPRVTLLDALRERLGLVGSKKGCDHGQCGACTVLVDGQRIYSCLTLAVMQEGKEIVTIEGLAKGETLHPVQAAFIDHDGFQCGYCTPGQICASVALLDEVKRGCASVVTSDLTNPPQLSELSEAEIKERLSGNLCRCSAYNGIVAAVQQVAGQKPPSAAATVMVSKPKETPV, encoded by the coding sequence ATGCAACACCCTGAAAAAGGGGCAGAGAAAACCTCCCGACGCGGTTTTTTGGGACAGGCACTGACCGCAGCCGGAACGGCTATAGCTGCTCCTTCATTAATTAATCAGGCGACCGCAGCAAAGGATACTACCCAAGGTTCCGCAGATGAGGAAGGTAATATGAATGTAACACTTAAAGTTAATGGTGAGCAGCAAACTCTCACAATTGAACCGCGCGTGACACTCTTGGATGCCTTACGTGAACGCTTAGGACTGGTAGGCAGCAAAAAGGGGTGCGATCACGGACAGTGTGGGGCCTGTACTGTTCTCGTTGATGGTCAGCGAATTTATTCCTGCCTGACTCTGGCTGTGATGCAGGAGGGTAAGGAGATTGTCACTATTGAAGGGCTGGCGAAGGGCGAGACTCTCCATCCGGTACAGGCGGCATTCATCGATCACGATGGTTTTCAGTGCGGCTATTGTACACCAGGACAGATTTGTGCTTCCGTTGCTCTACTCGATGAAGTGAAACGAGGCTGTGCCAGCGTTGTCACATCAGATCTAACTAATCCTCCACAGCTGAGTGAACTCTCGGAAGCTGAGATTAAGGAGCGATTGAGTGGCAATCTCTGTAGGTGCAGCGCTTATAACGGCATCGTAGCAGCAGTACAGCAGGTCGCTGGACAAAAACCACCCTCTGCGGCTGCAACTGTAATGGTCAGTAAACCCAAGGAAACACCCGTATGA
- a CDS encoding FAD binding domain-containing protein, producing MNNFTYIRAASVKDAVQRATADKDAMFIAGGTNLVDRLKVFLDEPSQLIDISRLQMQRIERMANGDLRLGSLVSNTAVADHADIRRDYPLLSRAILSGASQQIRNMATLGGNLLQRTRCPYYYDTAFPCNKREPGTGCPAATGINRMHAIFGASDQCVAVHPSDMCVALAALDAVVDVEGPKGKRQIPFADFHRLPGNAPQRDTNLEMGELIAAVSLPPVPFAKSGVYLKLRDRTSYAFALVSVAAAVDLEGDNIKDVRLAMGGVAHKPWRPTEAEKFLIGKPANAATFQQAAEIALRGAKPLTHNGFKVELAKRAIRRALTVSAKGGGIV from the coding sequence ATGAACAACTTCACCTATATCCGTGCTGCTTCAGTGAAAGATGCAGTTCAACGGGCAACTGCTGATAAAGATGCGATGTTTATCGCGGGCGGTACAAATCTAGTTGACCGCCTCAAAGTCTTTCTGGATGAACCTTCGCAACTCATCGATATCTCCCGACTCCAGATGCAACGCATTGAACGTATGGCGAATGGCGATCTGCGTCTCGGATCGCTGGTGAGCAATACGGCAGTGGCAGACCATGCTGATATCCGCCGCGACTACCCGCTACTGTCCCGGGCAATTCTGTCCGGTGCGTCTCAGCAAATTCGCAACATGGCAACCTTAGGTGGCAACCTACTGCAACGTACCCGCTGTCCCTACTACTACGATACCGCCTTCCCCTGCAATAAACGAGAGCCGGGGACTGGTTGCCCAGCAGCAACAGGTATCAACCGCATGCATGCCATCTTTGGTGCTAGCGATCAGTGTGTGGCAGTCCACCCCTCGGATATGTGTGTTGCTCTCGCCGCTTTGGATGCCGTCGTGGATGTGGAAGGGCCCAAGGGCAAGCGGCAGATACCTTTTGCAGACTTCCACCGTTTACCAGGAAACGCACCCCAGCGAGACACTAACCTGGAGATGGGTGAATTGATCGCCGCTGTCAGCCTGCCGCCAGTACCGTTTGCTAAATCGGGGGTTTACCTGAAATTACGCGATCGCACTTCCTATGCCTTTGCGTTGGTTTCTGTAGCAGCTGCGGTTGACTTGGAGGGGGATAACATCAAAGATGTCCGTTTAGCTATGGGCGGTGTCGCCCACAAACCCTGGCGACCAACGGAAGCAGAGAAATTTTTGATTGGCAAGCCTGCCAACGCAGCAACATTTCAACAGGCAGCAGAGATAGCACTGCGGGGAGCCAAGCCTTTAACCCACAACGGTTTCAAAGTTGAATTGGCAAAGCGGGCAATTCGCCGTGCACTTACGGTTTCAGCCAAAGGAGGAGGTATAGTATGA
- a CDS encoding xanthine dehydrogenase family protein molybdopterin-binding subunit produces MNKVIGTGVSRKDGRAKVTGTATYAAEHQIPDLVHGYLVTATIANGQIKSIDTRAAEKAPGVIAVFTHKNVPKMFMPTNDFMTSKIYEARLPLSDDKIHYAGQIVGLVVADTFERSRDAAHLVKVEYTTQQPLVEAKKATFKEAPPQMGEELKFEKGNFAAGAASATPKIEATYKTSTELHAPMEPHAIIAHWQDDQSLTVYEPSQWVLASQRTYAELFGLPTERVRVVTPFLGGAFGCKAFPWPHGVLCAAAARKLQRPLKVVLSRRQMTMNAGHRSETEQTIRLGATADGSLTLIDHDVKSSTSPVDVFAEPCTSITPVMYAAPNLRLKQELAKMNIGTPTFMRAPGENPGLWALESAMDELAWALKIDPVELRLKNEAKEHQRKGLPFSAKHFADCLRVGAEQFGWQDRPKQPRSLTRDGKLVGWGMAAATFPGLRGAASVKVRLLPDGTAHVLTAGNDMGTGAYTVVAATAAEALGLPVEEVRVELGDSLLPDGGIAGGSMMTASLVPAVMSACQQVLKNAKAKTAQEAFATLSQSGRAAYEATASSAPGAETKKWAFQSWGAHFCEVSIDEEIGRLQVTRWVSVMDIGRVINPKTAASQVRGGAIMGIGQALMEECHLDPNIGYPVVYDLATYHFPAHADIPRIQVTFVGEPDLNFNPGGVRGVGEIGITGVSAAIANAVYHATGKRIRDLPITPDKLL; encoded by the coding sequence ATGAACAAGGTGATTGGAACTGGCGTCAGCCGCAAAGACGGACGGGCAAAGGTCACGGGCACGGCAACCTACGCCGCCGAACATCAAATTCCAGATCTTGTTCACGGTTATCTCGTCACCGCCACCATTGCCAATGGGCAGATTAAAAGCATCGACACCCGCGCCGCAGAAAAAGCACCAGGGGTAATTGCGGTTTTCACGCACAAAAATGTGCCAAAGATGTTCATGCCCACCAACGATTTTATGACCTCGAAAATCTATGAGGCTCGGCTGCCGTTGTCAGATGACAAGATTCACTACGCCGGTCAAATTGTCGGCTTGGTAGTGGCAGATACCTTCGAGCGCTCCCGTGATGCGGCGCATTTGGTCAAGGTCGAATACACAACCCAACAGCCACTGGTGGAAGCCAAAAAAGCTACTTTCAAAGAGGCTCCACCCCAGATGGGCGAGGAGCTAAAGTTCGAGAAGGGGAATTTTGCAGCAGGGGCGGCAAGTGCAACACCAAAAATTGAAGCCACCTACAAGACTTCCACCGAACTGCACGCGCCGATGGAACCCCATGCCATCATTGCTCACTGGCAAGATGACCAATCGCTGACAGTTTATGAGCCGTCCCAGTGGGTATTGGCATCCCAGCGTACCTATGCAGAACTCTTCGGACTCCCCACAGAACGGGTGCGCGTTGTCACGCCCTTTCTTGGTGGAGCCTTCGGCTGTAAAGCCTTTCCCTGGCCTCATGGCGTTCTCTGTGCAGCAGCAGCCCGCAAACTCCAGCGTCCTCTCAAAGTCGTCCTCAGCCGACGCCAAATGACAATGAATGCAGGACACCGCTCCGAAACTGAGCAAACGATCCGTTTGGGAGCAACCGCCGATGGCAGCTTAACCTTGATTGACCACGACGTGAAATCCTCCACCTCGCCAGTGGATGTGTTCGCAGAACCCTGTACGAGTATCACGCCAGTTATGTATGCTGCGCCAAATCTGCGACTGAAGCAGGAACTGGCAAAGATGAACATTGGCACACCAACATTTATGCGCGCACCAGGAGAGAATCCCGGTTTGTGGGCGTTGGAGTCGGCGATGGACGAATTAGCTTGGGCGCTCAAGATTGACCCAGTGGAACTGCGCCTGAAAAATGAAGCGAAGGAACACCAGCGCAAGGGTCTGCCATTCTCTGCCAAGCATTTTGCTGACTGTTTGCGGGTAGGGGCAGAGCAATTTGGTTGGCAAGACAGACCAAAACAGCCGCGATCGCTAACGCGTGATGGCAAACTTGTTGGTTGGGGAATGGCAGCAGCAACTTTCCCCGGTTTGCGGGGTGCAGCATCTGTTAAAGTACGGTTATTACCAGACGGTACTGCCCATGTTCTTACCGCCGGAAATGATATGGGCACTGGCGCATACACTGTTGTTGCTGCTACAGCAGCAGAGGCACTGGGGCTACCAGTAGAAGAGGTACGGGTGGAGTTGGGCGACTCGTTGCTACCAGATGGTGGCATAGCGGGTGGTTCAATGATGACAGCATCCCTCGTTCCTGCGGTGATGTCAGCCTGCCAGCAAGTCCTCAAAAATGCCAAAGCTAAGACAGCGCAGGAAGCGTTTGCAACTCTCAGTCAGTCCGGACGGGCTGCTTATGAGGCGACAGCATCCTCCGCTCCTGGTGCAGAGACAAAGAAATGGGCGTTTCAGTCTTGGGGCGCACATTTTTGCGAAGTCAGCATAGATGAAGAAATCGGACGCCTACAAGTGACGCGCTGGGTATCGGTGATGGATATCGGACGAGTCATCAACCCCAAGACAGCAGCGAGTCAGGTACGTGGCGGTGCGATCATGGGTATCGGGCAAGCTTTGATGGAAGAGTGCCATTTAGACCCAAATATTGGTTATCCCGTAGTTTATGACCTCGCCACCTATCACTTTCCAGCCCATGCAGACATTCCTCGCATTCAGGTAACTTTCGTAGGCGAACCTGACCTCAACTTTAACCCAGGAGGCGTACGTGGTGTAGGTGAAATTGGCATCACAGGTGTCTCGGCAGCGATCGCCAACGCGGTTTACCATGCCACAGGTAAACGCATCCGCGATCTACCTATTACACCTGACAAATTGTTGTAA
- a CDS encoding XdhC family protein, translating into MNELHAILKAFAESQHHAEPVFLATVVNVKGSTYRRPGARMLMTPAGQMVGTISGGCLENDVFEHTRVSMPDGKPIVVIYDTTADEDIVWGFGLGCNGVVQVLIERLDKDDPVNPLAFINQCFCKQQQGAIATVFNVEGTVNIKVGSRLILNSDNSVITDIEEPSLTVAIIKDAQIALENQHSSVNKYQLTLGKIDIFIEVIQPPTRLTIFGAGHDAVPVAQFAKALGWHVTTVDCRASEATRERFSMADEVILSRREILHKQICVDKHTIAVVMTHNYLDDLEILKMLLPSSALYLGFLGPKHRTERLLQDLRAEGINYTAEQLQRLHGPVGIDIGADTPEAIALSIIAEIQAVLTSRRGGFLRDRTVPIHQRNEVKQTQVGRFINSGGGAYKPSLPG; encoded by the coding sequence ATGAACGAGCTACATGCTATTTTGAAAGCATTTGCAGAAAGTCAACATCATGCTGAACCAGTATTTCTTGCTACTGTTGTAAATGTGAAAGGCTCTACCTATCGCCGGCCAGGTGCGCGGATGTTGATGACACCAGCAGGTCAAATGGTGGGAACGATCAGCGGCGGTTGCTTAGAAAATGATGTATTTGAGCATACTCGCGTCTCAATGCCAGATGGTAAACCAATAGTGGTTATATATGATACTACTGCTGATGAAGATATTGTTTGGGGGTTTGGGCTTGGCTGTAACGGTGTGGTACAAGTCCTGATTGAACGCCTAGATAAAGATGACCCAGTTAACCCCCTGGCTTTTATTAATCAATGTTTCTGTAAACAGCAACAAGGTGCGATCGCCACTGTTTTTAATGTAGAGGGTACGGTTAACATCAAGGTTGGGTCACGCTTAATACTCAATTCAGACAATAGTGTAATTACAGATATTGAAGAACCTTCGTTGACTGTGGCCATCATCAAAGACGCTCAAATCGCTCTTGAAAATCAACATTCAAGTGTCAATAAATACCAACTTACATTAGGTAAAATTGATATATTTATCGAAGTCATCCAGCCACCCACACGCTTGACAATTTTTGGTGCAGGTCATGACGCTGTACCTGTAGCGCAGTTTGCCAAAGCCTTAGGCTGGCACGTCACCACAGTTGATTGTCGAGCTAGTGAGGCAACCAGAGAGCGTTTTTCAATGGCTGATGAGGTAATTCTCAGCCGCCGAGAAATTCTACACAAACAAATATGTGTGGATAAACACACTATCGCTGTGGTGATGACTCATAATTATCTCGACGATTTAGAAATCTTGAAAATGCTATTGCCATCTTCTGCACTCTACTTGGGTTTTTTGGGCCCCAAGCATCGCACTGAAAGATTACTTCAAGATTTACGTGCAGAGGGAATTAACTACACCGCAGAGCAGCTACAAAGGTTGCATGGTCCGGTTGGTATTGATATTGGAGCAGATACACCAGAAGCTATAGCTCTATCTATCATTGCTGAGATTCAAGCCGTGCTGACAAGCCGCCGTGGTGGTTTTTTGCGAGACCGCACTGTACCAATTCACCAACGAAATGAAGTCAAACAAACCCAAGTTGGGCGATTTATCAATTCTGGAGGCGGAGCCTACAAACCCTCGTTACCAGGTTGA
- a CDS encoding nucleotidyltransferase family protein — protein sequence MTITNPQLETTEPNVAIIILAAGASTRMGTPKQLLPYQGHSLLSYTLESAIASVCNPVVVVLGANAQQIRSEVNQPSVQVVENPQWNLGMSSSIRCGILSLSNYSENIDAAVIAVCDQPFLSTQIINLLVASYHSTGKPIVASQYAGTLGVPVLFSSIFFSELAVLKETDGAKTFINKHFNEVFCFPFPLGAIDIDTPKDYEQLQTTINLENRVVLQKLLEDERWICEGDV from the coding sequence ATGACAATCACCAATCCACAACTAGAAACTACTGAACCAAATGTTGCCATCATTATTCTGGCAGCAGGTGCATCAACACGTATGGGCACACCTAAACAACTGTTGCCCTATCAAGGACACAGCTTACTTAGCTACACTCTTGAAAGTGCGATCGCTTCAGTATGCAATCCAGTAGTGGTTGTTTTAGGAGCAAATGCCCAACAGATACGTTCTGAAGTCAACCAACCTTCTGTGCAGGTGGTTGAAAATCCCCAATGGAATTTGGGAATGAGTTCTTCAATTCGTTGCGGCATTCTATCGCTTTCAAACTATTCTGAAAACATAGATGCAGCAGTTATTGCTGTTTGTGACCAGCCGTTTCTTTCTACTCAAATTATCAATCTCTTAGTTGCATCATATCATTCCACAGGAAAACCTATAGTAGCTTCCCAATATGCAGGAACTTTAGGTGTGCCTGTTTTGTTTAGCAGCATATTTTTCTCAGAACTAGCAGTTCTAAAAGAGACTGATGGTGCTAAAACTTTTATTAATAAACATTTCAATGAAGTGTTCTGCTTTCCTTTTCCACTAGGCGCAATTGATATTGATACACCAAAGGACTACGAACAGTTGCAAACAACTATCAACTTAGAAAATAGGGTTGTATTGCAAAAACTTCTTGAGGATGAAAGATGGATTTGTGAGGGAGATGTTTAA
- a CDS encoding DUF4112 domain-containing protein, whose amino-acid sequence MDTAKRLATLNRIRKLSRLMDTSIRIPLTGFRIGIDPIIGLVPGAGDLISTAFSAYIIFLATRFRIPPKALVQMIFNVGLETVVGTVPLVGDIFDAFYKSNIRNLAILEQYLTVIEPELEKVAQDIDEKTVSQV is encoded by the coding sequence ATGGACACAGCTAAACGCCTAGCCACTCTTAACCGCATCCGCAAACTCAGCCGCTTGATGGATACATCTATACGTATTCCTCTTACAGGCTTCCGCATTGGTATAGACCCAATTATTGGTTTAGTTCCAGGTGCTGGTGATTTAATTAGTACAGCTTTTTCAGCTTACATCATATTTCTAGCTACTCGTTTTCGCATACCACCCAAAGCATTAGTCCAAATGATTTTTAACGTTGGTTTAGAAACAGTTGTAGGCACAGTACCTTTGGTGGGTGATATATTTGATGCTTTTTATAAATCCAACATCCGCAATTTAGCAATATTAGAGCAATATCTAACGGTAATTGAACCAGAACTTGAAAAAGTTGCCCAGGACATTGATGAGAAAACAGTTAGCCAAGTATGA
- the ftsH2 gene encoding ATP-dependent zinc metalloprotease FtsH2: MKFSWRVLVLWTLPALVIGFFFWQGAFAGAPADMGRNTASTRMTYGRFLEYLDANRVTNVDLYEGGRTAIVEAVDPDLDNRVQRVRVDLPASAPELITKLKDKGVSFDAHPMRNDGAIWGLLGNLIFPILLITGLFFLFRRSSNLPGGPGQAMSFGKSRARFQMEAKTGVKFDDVAGIEEAKEELQEVVTFLKQPEKFTAVGARIPKGVLLVGPPGTGKTLLAKAIAGEAGVPFFSISGSEFVEMFVGVGASRVRDLFKKAKDNAPCIIFIDEIDAVGRQRGAGIGGGNDEREQTLNQLLTEMDGFEGNTGIIIIAATNRPDVLDAALLRPGRFDRQVIVDAPDIKGRLEILKVHARNKKLDPSVSLDTIARRTPGFTGADLANLLNEAAILTARRRKDAITLTEIDDAVDRVVAGMEGTPLVDSKSKRLIAYHEIGHALVGTVLKDHDPVQKVTLVPRGQAQGLTWFTPSEEMGLITRSQLKARITGALGGRAAEDVIFGRDEITTGAGNDLQQVTGMARQMVTRFGMSDLGPLSLESQTGEVFLGRDWMTRSEYSEASAARIDSQVRVIVEECYNNAKRIMRENRTLMDRLVDLLIEKETIDGEEFRQIVAEYTVVPEKPQYTPIL; encoded by the coding sequence ATGAAATTCTCCTGGAGAGTCCTGGTTCTCTGGACATTGCCAGCTTTGGTAATTGGCTTTTTCTTTTGGCAGGGGGCATTCGCTGGCGCTCCTGCGGATATGGGTAGAAATACAGCCAGTACTCGCATGACCTACGGTCGATTTCTGGAATACTTAGACGCTAATCGCGTGACGAACGTGGATCTTTATGAAGGCGGCAGAACGGCAATAGTGGAAGCCGTAGATCCAGATCTTGACAATCGTGTCCAGCGGGTACGTGTAGATCTGCCTGCTAGCGCTCCTGAGCTAATTACCAAGCTCAAAGACAAAGGAGTGAGTTTTGATGCCCACCCAATGCGAAATGACGGTGCAATCTGGGGATTATTGGGGAATCTAATTTTTCCAATCTTATTAATTACTGGATTATTCTTTTTGTTCCGTCGTTCTAGCAACTTGCCTGGTGGTCCCGGTCAAGCAATGAGCTTCGGTAAATCCAGAGCGCGCTTTCAAATGGAAGCCAAAACCGGAGTCAAATTCGACGATGTCGCAGGTATCGAAGAAGCAAAAGAAGAACTCCAAGAAGTTGTCACCTTCCTCAAGCAGCCAGAAAAATTTACTGCTGTCGGCGCACGCATTCCCAAAGGAGTGCTGTTAGTAGGGCCTCCGGGAACTGGTAAAACATTATTGGCAAAGGCGATCGCAGGCGAAGCAGGTGTTCCTTTCTTTAGCATCTCTGGTTCGGAGTTTGTGGAAATGTTTGTAGGTGTGGGTGCATCCCGCGTCCGCGACTTGTTTAAAAAAGCTAAAGACAACGCCCCATGTATCATCTTTATAGATGAAATCGACGCTGTCGGTAGACAAAGGGGTGCTGGTATCGGTGGTGGTAACGACGAGCGGGAACAAACCCTCAACCAACTGCTGACCGAGATGGACGGTTTTGAAGGTAACACCGGCATTATTATTATTGCTGCTACTAACCGTCCTGATGTATTAGATGCGGCATTATTGCGTCCGGGACGCTTTGACAGACAAGTAATTGTCGATGCACCCGATATTAAAGGACGTTTGGAGATTTTGAAGGTTCATGCTCGGAACAAAAAACTAGACCCCAGCGTATCCTTAGATACTATTGCTCGCCGTACTCCTGGATTTACCGGTGCAGACTTAGCGAATTTGCTCAACGAAGCTGCTATTCTCACCGCCAGACGCCGGAAAGACGCGATTACCCTCACAGAAATTGATGATGCTGTGGATCGGGTGGTTGCTGGTATGGAAGGTACACCCCTGGTAGATAGCAAGAGCAAGCGTTTAATTGCCTACCACGAAATCGGACACGCTTTGGTGGGAACTGTTCTCAAAGACCACGATCCCGTGCAAAAAGTTACCTTGGTTCCACGAGGACAGGCACAGGGTTTGACTTGGTTTACTCCCAGTGAAGAGATGGGTTTGATTACTCGCTCTCAACTCAAAGCCAGAATTACAGGTGCTTTAGGTGGTCGCGCTGCCGAAGATGTGATTTTTGGTCGAGATGAAATCACCACTGGTGCGGGAAATGACCTGCAACAAGTTACCGGCATGGCCCGGCAAATGGTGACTCGTTTTGGGATGTCTGACTTGGGTCCGTTGTCCTTAGAAAGCCAAACCGGAGAAGTATTCTTGGGCCGGGACTGGATGACTCGGTCTGAATATTCCGAAGCCAGCGCAGCTCGGATTGATAGTCAAGTCCGCGTTATTGTAGAAGAGTGTTACAACAACGCCAAGCGAATCATGCGTGAGAATCGCACCCTCATGGATCGGTTAGTGGACTTGCTAATCGAGAAAGAAACCATTGATGGTGAAGAATTCCGCCAGATTGTTGCTGAGTACACAGTCGTACCCGAAAAGCCGCAGTACACGCCAATTCTGTAA
- a CDS encoding DUF3493 domain-containing protein has translation MVQPNSQNRMSGRQINPEQYARLKAEIAAPYRGMRKFIYIAGGASGFIGAFIFLFQVLAGRNLDAALPNLALQVGIVTLMVFLWRWENRR, from the coding sequence ATGGTACAGCCAAATTCTCAAAATCGCATGTCTGGGCGTCAAATCAATCCAGAACAATATGCCCGTCTGAAAGCAGAAATTGCAGCCCCCTATCGCGGTATGCGGAAATTTATCTACATCGCTGGTGGTGCTTCTGGTTTTATCGGCGCATTCATCTTTTTGTTTCAGGTACTGGCCGGACGCAATCTTGACGCTGCTTTGCCCAACTTAGCACTACAAGTGGGAATAGTTACTCTGATGGTCTTTTTATGGCGTTGGGAAAATCGACGGTAG